The sequence below is a genomic window from Bradyrhizobium septentrionale.
GGCTGACGCCGCGCAGCACCTGGTCGGAGCCGGCCATCTGCGGGATCGCCTTGGGCGACACGAAGGCGCCGACCTCGACGGTGCTAAGCCCCGCCGCCACCAGCGCCTCGACGAAGGCGATGCGCGCCTCGACGCTGACCGGCGTCTTCTCGTTCTGCAGGCCGTCGCGCGGCCCCATCTCGACGATATGGACCTGATCGCTCATGACACAGCCGCAGCCTCCACTTCGGCGAGCTCAACGCCCTCGCCGACGATGTCGCCGACCTTGCATTTGAGCTTCTTCAGCACGCCCGCGTAAGGCGCACGCAAGGTCTGCTCCATCTTCATCACCTCAAGCGTGAGGATCGGCGCGCCCTTCTCCAGCGTCGCGCCCTCCTCGGCCAGCAGCGCGACCACGGTGCCCGGCAACGGAGCCACGATCTTGTCCTCGCCGGCCTGCTCCTCGCTCTCGCCGCCGAACGGGTCGACCCAGTGCAGGTCGAAGCGGCCGTTGCGGGTGCGCAAATAAAGCTCGTGGCCATCGACGACCGCTGCGACGCGCGACTTGAGGCCGTTGAGCGTCAGGTCGAAGCCCTCCTCGCCGGGCGACGAGATCGCGAAGGCGAGCTCGTGCCCGCCGACCGACAGCGTCATCGGTCCGTGGCCATAGTGCAGCGTGATCGTATGCGGCGGCTCATGGCCCTGCCGGAACGAAAACACCCGCTGGCGGCGGCCGACCGGCATCCAGCCGAAAGCCTGCCACGGCGAGTTCGCTTCGCGCTGGGCCGCCTTCTGCTCGTCGTTGACGATCGCAGCCACCGCCGCGCAGAGCTCGAACTCGCTGGCTGCGCCGGTGCCGGCCGTCAGATTCTTCAGCTGGCGCTCGATGAAGCCGGTATCGATCGCGTTCGCCCGCGTGTCCGGATGCGTCACCAGCGCCGACAAGAACGGGATGTTGGTGACGATGCCGCGGACGTCGGTCTGTTGCAGCCCGCGATTGAGCTTCTCGATCGCACCCTCGCGCGTCGGCGCCCAGGCGATCACCTTGGCGAGCATCGCGTCGTAATAGGGCGAGACATTGTCGCCGCTGCGATAGCCCGCGTCGATGCGCAAGCCGTCGCCCTCCGGCGGCGTCCGCCAGGTCTTGATGCGGCCGACCGAGGGCATGAAATTCTTCTGCGGATTTTCCGCGTAGACGCGCGCCTCGATGGCATGCCCGTTCAGCGTGATCTGGTCCTGCTTCAACGGCAGCGCCTCGCCGAAGGCGACGCGCAGCTGCCATTCGACCAGATCGACGCCAGTGATCAGCTCGGTGACGGGATGCTCGACCTGCAGGCGGGTGTTCATCTCGATGAAGAACACGTCCTTGCCGTCGGAGACGAACTCGATGGTGCCGGCGCCGACATAGTTGACCGCGCCCGCCGCCTTGCGCGCGGCTTCGCAGACCGTGTCGCGCTGCGCGGCGTTCAGCGTCGGCGACGGCG
It includes:
- a CDS encoding acetyl/propionyl/methylcrotonyl-CoA carboxylase subunit alpha; the encoded protein is MDRSKLYRRFRTLLIANRGEIACRVIRSARAMGLRTVAVYSEADRDAMHVALADEAVLLGPARARDSYLNIERVIAAAKRTGAEAAHPGYGFLSENAEFAQACLDAGLVFVGPTAQMMTAMGSKSGSKALMEKAGVPLVPGYHGEAQDEATLAEAANRIGFPLLVKASAGGGGRGMRVVNAAGELSAAITSAKREAKAAFGDDRMLIEKYVQNPRHIEVQIIGDSHGNLLSLWERECTLQRRHQKVIEEAPSPTLNAAQRDTVCEAARKAAGAVNYVGAGTIEFVSDGKDVFFIEMNTRLQVEHPVTELITGVDLVEWQLRVAFGEALPLKQDQITLNGHAIEARVYAENPQKNFMPSVGRIKTWRTPPEGDGLRIDAGYRSGDNVSPYYDAMLAKVIAWAPTREGAIEKLNRGLQQTDVRGIVTNIPFLSALVTHPDTRANAIDTGFIERQLKNLTAGTGAASEFELCAAVAAIVNDEQKAAQREANSPWQAFGWMPVGRRQRVFSFRQGHEPPHTITLHYGHGPMTLSVGGHELAFAISSPGEEGFDLTLNGLKSRVAAVVDGHELYLRTRNGRFDLHWVDPFGGESEEQAGEDKIVAPLPGTVVALLAEEGATLEKGAPILTLEVMKMEQTLRAPYAGVLKKLKCKVGDIVGEGVELAEVEAAAVS